The following proteins are encoded in a genomic region of Nomascus leucogenys isolate Asia chromosome 17, Asia_NLE_v1, whole genome shotgun sequence:
- the TMEM151B gene encoding transmembrane protein 151B isoform X2, translated as MSPPGSAAGESAAGGGGGGGGPGVPEELTAAAAAAAADEGPAREEQRPIQPSFTKSLCRESHWKCLLLSLLMYGCLGAVAWCHVTTVTRLTFSSAYQGNSLMYHDSPCSNGYVYIPLAFLLMLYAVYLVECWHCQARHELQHRVDVSSVRERVGRMQQATPCIWWKAISYHYVRRTRQVTRYRNGDAYTTTQVYHERVNTHVAEAEFDYARCGVRDVSKTLVGLEGAPATRLRFTKCFSFASVEAENAYLCQRARFFAENEGLDDYMEAREGMHLKNVDFREFMVAFPDPARPPWYACSSAFWAAALLTLSWPLRVLAEYRTAYAHYHVEKLFGLEGPGSASSAGGGLSPSDELLPPLTHRLPRVNTVDSTELEWHIRSNQQLVPSYSEAVLMDLAGLGTRCGGAGGGYAPSCRYGGVGGPGAAGVAPYRRSCEHCQRAVSSSSIFSRSALSICASPRAGPGPGGGAGCGGSRFSLGRLYGSRRSCLWRSRSGSVNEASCPTEQTRLSSQASMGDDEDDDEEEAGPPPPYHDALYFPVLIVHRQEGCLGHSHRPLHRHGSCVETSL; from the exons ATGTCCCCCCCTGGCTCGGCCGCGGGAGAGAGCGCCgccggcggcggcggtggcggtggcggcCCCGGGGTCCCGGAGGAGCTcacggcggcggcggcagcggcggcggcggacGAGGGCCCCGCCCGAGAGGAG CAGCGTCCCATCCAGCCCTCTTTCACCAAGTCCCTCTGCCGTGAGTCCCACTGGAAGTGCCTCCTGCTCTCGCTGCTCATGTACGGCTGCCTGGGGGCAGTGGCCTGGTGCCACGTCACCACAGTGACGCGCCTCACCTTCAGCAGCGCCTACCAGGGCAACAGCCTCATGTACCATGACAGCCCCTGCTCCAACGGCTATGTCTACATCCCCCTGGCCTTCCTGCTCATGTTGTACGCCGTCTACCTGGTGGAGTGTTGGCACTGCCAAGCCCGCCATGAGCTGCAGCACCGTGTTGATGTAAGCAGTGTGCGGGAGCGTGTGGGCCGCATGCAGCAAGCCACGCCCTGCATCTGGTGGAAGGCCATCAGCTACCACTATGTCCGCCGCACCCGCCAGGTCACCAGATACCGCAACGGAGACGCCTATACCACCACCCAG GTCTACCACGAACGCGTCAACACGCACGTGGCGGAGGCCGAGTTCGACTACGCGCGCTGCGGCGTTCGCGACGTGTCCAAGACGCTGGTGGGGCTGGAGGGCGCGCCGGCCACGCGGCTGCGCTTCACCAAGTGCTTCAGTTTCGCCAGCGTGGAGGCCGAGAACGCGTACCTGTGCCAGCGCGCGCGCTTCTTCGCAGAGAACGAAGGCCTGGACGACTACATGGAGGCACGCGAGGGCATGCACCTCAAGAACGTGGACTTCCGTGAGTTCATGGTGGCCTTCCCGGACCCGGCCCGGCCGCCCTGGTACGCCTGCTCGTCGGCCTTCTGGGCCGCGGCGCTGCTCACGCTGTCGTGGCCGCTGCGAGTGCTGGCCGAGTACCGCACGGCCTACGCGCACTACCACGTGGAGAAGCTCTTTGGCCTGGAGGGCCCGGGCTCGGCCAGCAGCGCAGGCGGCGGCCTCAGCCCCAGCGACGAGCTGCTGCCCCCGCTCACCCACCGCCTGCCGCGGGTCAACACGGTGGACAGCACGGAGCTCGAGTGGCACATCCGCTCCAACCAGCAGCTGGtgcccagctactctgaggcggTGCTCATGGACCTGGCGGGGCTCGGGACGCGCTGCGGCGGGGCGGGCGGCGGCTACGCCCCCTCGTGCCGCTACGGCGGGGTAGGCGGCCCGGGCGCGGCGGGCGTGGCTCCCTACCGGCGCAGCTGCGAGCACTGCCAGCGCGCAGTCAGCAGCTCGTCCATCTTCTCGCGCAGCGCCCTAAGCATTTGCGCCAGCCCGCGGGCCGGCCCGGGGCCCGGTGGGGGCGCGGGCTGCGGGGGCAGCCGCTTCTCGCTGGGCCGTCTCTACGGCTCCCGGCGCAGCTGCCTGTGGCGCAGCCGCAGCGGGAGCGTCAACGAGGCCAGCTGCCCCACGGAGCAGACGCGGCTGTCCAGCCAGGCCAGCATGGGGGACGACGAGGACGACGACGAGGAGGAGGCCGGGCCGCCGCCGCCCTACCACGACGCCCTCTACTTTCCGGTCCTCATCGTCCACCGGCAGGAGGGGTGTCTGGGCCACAGCCACAGGCCGCTGCACCGCCACGGCTCCTGCGTAGAGACCTCACTGTGA
- the TMEM151B gene encoding transmembrane protein 151B isoform X3: MGLQQRPIQPSFTKSLCRESHWKCLLLSLLMYGCLGAVAWCHVTTVTRLTFSSAYQGNSLMYHDSPCSNGYVYIPLAFLLMLYAVYLVECWHCQARHELQHRVDVSSVRERVGRMQQATPCIWWKAISYHYVRRTRQVTRYRNGDAYTTTQVYHERVNTHVAEAEFDYARCGVRDVSKTLVGLEGAPATRLRFTKCFSFASVEAENAYLCQRARFFAENEGLDDYMEAREGMHLKNVDFREFMVAFPDPARPPWYACSSAFWAAALLTLSWPLRVLAEYRTAYAHYHVEKLFGLEGPGSASSAGGGLSPSDELLPPLTHRLPRVNTVDSTELEWHIRSNQQLVPSYSEAVLMDLAGLGTRCGGAGGGYAPSCRYGGVGGPGAAGVAPYRRSCEHCQRAVSSSSIFSRSALSICASPRAGPGPGGGAGCGGSRFSLGRLYGSRRSCLWRSRSGSVNEASCPTEQTRLSSQASMGDDEDDDEEEAGPPPPYHDALYFPVLIVHRQEGCLGHSHRPLHRHGSCVETSL; the protein is encoded by the exons ATGGGCCTGCAG CAGCGTCCCATCCAGCCCTCTTTCACCAAGTCCCTCTGCCGTGAGTCCCACTGGAAGTGCCTCCTGCTCTCGCTGCTCATGTACGGCTGCCTGGGGGCAGTGGCCTGGTGCCACGTCACCACAGTGACGCGCCTCACCTTCAGCAGCGCCTACCAGGGCAACAGCCTCATGTACCATGACAGCCCCTGCTCCAACGGCTATGTCTACATCCCCCTGGCCTTCCTGCTCATGTTGTACGCCGTCTACCTGGTGGAGTGTTGGCACTGCCAAGCCCGCCATGAGCTGCAGCACCGTGTTGATGTAAGCAGTGTGCGGGAGCGTGTGGGCCGCATGCAGCAAGCCACGCCCTGCATCTGGTGGAAGGCCATCAGCTACCACTATGTCCGCCGCACCCGCCAGGTCACCAGATACCGCAACGGAGACGCCTATACCACCACCCAG GTCTACCACGAACGCGTCAACACGCACGTGGCGGAGGCCGAGTTCGACTACGCGCGCTGCGGCGTTCGCGACGTGTCCAAGACGCTGGTGGGGCTGGAGGGCGCGCCGGCCACGCGGCTGCGCTTCACCAAGTGCTTCAGTTTCGCCAGCGTGGAGGCCGAGAACGCGTACCTGTGCCAGCGCGCGCGCTTCTTCGCAGAGAACGAAGGCCTGGACGACTACATGGAGGCACGCGAGGGCATGCACCTCAAGAACGTGGACTTCCGTGAGTTCATGGTGGCCTTCCCGGACCCGGCCCGGCCGCCCTGGTACGCCTGCTCGTCGGCCTTCTGGGCCGCGGCGCTGCTCACGCTGTCGTGGCCGCTGCGAGTGCTGGCCGAGTACCGCACGGCCTACGCGCACTACCACGTGGAGAAGCTCTTTGGCCTGGAGGGCCCGGGCTCGGCCAGCAGCGCAGGCGGCGGCCTCAGCCCCAGCGACGAGCTGCTGCCCCCGCTCACCCACCGCCTGCCGCGGGTCAACACGGTGGACAGCACGGAGCTCGAGTGGCACATCCGCTCCAACCAGCAGCTGGtgcccagctactctgaggcggTGCTCATGGACCTGGCGGGGCTCGGGACGCGCTGCGGCGGGGCGGGCGGCGGCTACGCCCCCTCGTGCCGCTACGGCGGGGTAGGCGGCCCGGGCGCGGCGGGCGTGGCTCCCTACCGGCGCAGCTGCGAGCACTGCCAGCGCGCAGTCAGCAGCTCGTCCATCTTCTCGCGCAGCGCCCTAAGCATTTGCGCCAGCCCGCGGGCCGGCCCGGGGCCCGGTGGGGGCGCGGGCTGCGGGGGCAGCCGCTTCTCGCTGGGCCGTCTCTACGGCTCCCGGCGCAGCTGCCTGTGGCGCAGCCGCAGCGGGAGCGTCAACGAGGCCAGCTGCCCCACGGAGCAGACGCGGCTGTCCAGCCAGGCCAGCATGGGGGACGACGAGGACGACGACGAGGAGGAGGCCGGGCCGCCGCCGCCCTACCACGACGCCCTCTACTTTCCGGTCCTCATCGTCCACCGGCAGGAGGGGTGTCTGGGCCACAGCCACAGGCCGCTGCACCGCCACGGCTCCTGCGTAGAGACCTCACTGTGA
- the TMEM151B gene encoding transmembrane protein 151B isoform X1: MPVCLSSPVFPVHIFSCFIAIFVCLWMLSGYHPIHLCLLPGPPSLALILLCLLGCLSLHFPVLAIRSPFLSSWLALCHFCFYLWPLAPILVSPFLSIPLFLSACYLWCWPLPLHPCIHLCAGSCLLSLPTHLGPSPCPPEQQRPIQPSFTKSLCRESHWKCLLLSLLMYGCLGAVAWCHVTTVTRLTFSSAYQGNSLMYHDSPCSNGYVYIPLAFLLMLYAVYLVECWHCQARHELQHRVDVSSVRERVGRMQQATPCIWWKAISYHYVRRTRQVTRYRNGDAYTTTQVYHERVNTHVAEAEFDYARCGVRDVSKTLVGLEGAPATRLRFTKCFSFASVEAENAYLCQRARFFAENEGLDDYMEAREGMHLKNVDFREFMVAFPDPARPPWYACSSAFWAAALLTLSWPLRVLAEYRTAYAHYHVEKLFGLEGPGSASSAGGGLSPSDELLPPLTHRLPRVNTVDSTELEWHIRSNQQLVPSYSEAVLMDLAGLGTRCGGAGGGYAPSCRYGGVGGPGAAGVAPYRRSCEHCQRAVSSSSIFSRSALSICASPRAGPGPGGGAGCGGSRFSLGRLYGSRRSCLWRSRSGSVNEASCPTEQTRLSSQASMGDDEDDDEEEAGPPPPYHDALYFPVLIVHRQEGCLGHSHRPLHRHGSCVETSL, from the exons atgcctgtctgtctgtcctcCCCTGTCTTCCCTGTCCACATCTTCTCCTGTTTCATTGCCATCTTCGTGTGTCTTTGGATGCTCTCTGGGTACCATCCTATCCATCTGTGTTTGCTGCCTGGGCCTCCATCTCTGGCTCTGAtccttctctgcctcttgggGTGTCTCTCTCTGCACTTTCCGGTACTGGCAATCCGGTCCCCTTTCCTGTCCTCATGGCTTGCTCTGTGTCACTTCTGTTTCTACCTCTGGCCCCTGGCTCCCATCTTGGTCTCACCTTTTCTCTCCATACccctgtttctctctgcctgttaTCTCTGGTGCTGGCCTCTGCCCCTCCATCCCTGTATCCATCTCTGTGCTGGGTCCTGCCTGCTCTCACTTCCCACTCATCTTGgcccctctccctgcccaccTGAGCAGCAGCGTCCCATCCAGCCCTCTTTCACCAAGTCCCTCTGCCGTGAGTCCCACTGGAAGTGCCTCCTGCTCTCGCTGCTCATGTACGGCTGCCTGGGGGCAGTGGCCTGGTGCCACGTCACCACAGTGACGCGCCTCACCTTCAGCAGCGCCTACCAGGGCAACAGCCTCATGTACCATGACAGCCCCTGCTCCAACGGCTATGTCTACATCCCCCTGGCCTTCCTGCTCATGTTGTACGCCGTCTACCTGGTGGAGTGTTGGCACTGCCAAGCCCGCCATGAGCTGCAGCACCGTGTTGATGTAAGCAGTGTGCGGGAGCGTGTGGGCCGCATGCAGCAAGCCACGCCCTGCATCTGGTGGAAGGCCATCAGCTACCACTATGTCCGCCGCACCCGCCAGGTCACCAGATACCGCAACGGAGACGCCTATACCACCACCCAG GTCTACCACGAACGCGTCAACACGCACGTGGCGGAGGCCGAGTTCGACTACGCGCGCTGCGGCGTTCGCGACGTGTCCAAGACGCTGGTGGGGCTGGAGGGCGCGCCGGCCACGCGGCTGCGCTTCACCAAGTGCTTCAGTTTCGCCAGCGTGGAGGCCGAGAACGCGTACCTGTGCCAGCGCGCGCGCTTCTTCGCAGAGAACGAAGGCCTGGACGACTACATGGAGGCACGCGAGGGCATGCACCTCAAGAACGTGGACTTCCGTGAGTTCATGGTGGCCTTCCCGGACCCGGCCCGGCCGCCCTGGTACGCCTGCTCGTCGGCCTTCTGGGCCGCGGCGCTGCTCACGCTGTCGTGGCCGCTGCGAGTGCTGGCCGAGTACCGCACGGCCTACGCGCACTACCACGTGGAGAAGCTCTTTGGCCTGGAGGGCCCGGGCTCGGCCAGCAGCGCAGGCGGCGGCCTCAGCCCCAGCGACGAGCTGCTGCCCCCGCTCACCCACCGCCTGCCGCGGGTCAACACGGTGGACAGCACGGAGCTCGAGTGGCACATCCGCTCCAACCAGCAGCTGGtgcccagctactctgaggcggTGCTCATGGACCTGGCGGGGCTCGGGACGCGCTGCGGCGGGGCGGGCGGCGGCTACGCCCCCTCGTGCCGCTACGGCGGGGTAGGCGGCCCGGGCGCGGCGGGCGTGGCTCCCTACCGGCGCAGCTGCGAGCACTGCCAGCGCGCAGTCAGCAGCTCGTCCATCTTCTCGCGCAGCGCCCTAAGCATTTGCGCCAGCCCGCGGGCCGGCCCGGGGCCCGGTGGGGGCGCGGGCTGCGGGGGCAGCCGCTTCTCGCTGGGCCGTCTCTACGGCTCCCGGCGCAGCTGCCTGTGGCGCAGCCGCAGCGGGAGCGTCAACGAGGCCAGCTGCCCCACGGAGCAGACGCGGCTGTCCAGCCAGGCCAGCATGGGGGACGACGAGGACGACGACGAGGAGGAGGCCGGGCCGCCGCCGCCCTACCACGACGCCCTCTACTTTCCGGTCCTCATCGTCCACCGGCAGGAGGGGTGTCTGGGCCACAGCCACAGGCCGCTGCACCGCCACGGCTCCTGCGTAGAGACCTCACTGTGA